From the Lysobacterales bacterium genome, one window contains:
- the kynU gene encoding kynureninase gives MIEPIAQRATALDANDELAAFRAEFHVPQHDGRDQAYFCGNSLGLQPKATRQAVIDELDDWARLGVEGHFRGRHPWMPYHEFVRAGLAHVAGAMPAEVVAMNTLTANLHLMMVSFYRPTRERPAILIEQGAFPSDRYAVESQIRFHGFDPATDLIELAPDEPNGTISIAAIAHAIDRHRDRLALVLWPGVQYRSGEVYPLDEIARLTHAAGAIVGFDLAHSIGNVPVNLHDSQADFAVWCSYKYLNSGPGAVAGCFVHERHARTDRPRFAGWWGHDQSTRFKMGPDFVPTPGAEGWQLSNPPILALAPLRVSLDLFQRADIARLRAKSMRMTAFYAESVDAVLGAHIAIVTPNDPERRGCQLSLRVRAGREHGRALFEHLEQHGVLCDWREPDVIRVSPTPLYNRYGDIVPLLRSASAFLA, from the coding sequence ATGATCGAGCCGATTGCCCAGCGCGCCACCGCGCTCGACGCGAATGACGAGCTTGCAGCCTTCCGTGCCGAGTTTCATGTCCCGCAACACGATGGCCGCGATCAGGCTTATTTCTGCGGCAACTCGCTCGGCCTGCAGCCGAAGGCGACGCGCCAGGCCGTGATCGACGAGCTTGACGACTGGGCACGGCTCGGCGTCGAAGGCCACTTCCGTGGTCGCCACCCGTGGATGCCGTATCACGAATTCGTACGCGCAGGCCTCGCGCATGTCGCCGGCGCGATGCCGGCAGAAGTGGTCGCGATGAACACGCTGACCGCGAACCTGCACCTGATGATGGTGAGTTTCTATCGCCCGACCCGCGAGCGACCGGCGATCCTGATCGAACAGGGTGCATTCCCGTCTGATCGATATGCGGTCGAATCGCAGATCCGCTTCCACGGCTTCGACCCGGCCACCGACCTGATCGAGCTCGCACCGGACGAGCCGAACGGCACGATTTCGATCGCGGCCATTGCGCACGCCATCGACCGGCATCGCGATCGCCTCGCGCTGGTGCTGTGGCCGGGCGTGCAATACCGCAGCGGCGAGGTCTATCCGCTCGACGAGATCGCGCGACTGACCCATGCAGCTGGCGCCATCGTCGGCTTTGACCTCGCGCATTCGATCGGCAATGTCCCGGTGAATCTGCACGACAGCCAGGCCGACTTCGCGGTGTGGTGCAGCTACAAGTACTTGAACTCGGGACCGGGCGCAGTCGCCGGCTGCTTCGTGCACGAACGACACGCGAGGACGGATCGTCCCCGCTTTGCAGGCTGGTGGGGCCACGATCAATCGACACGCTTCAAGATGGGCCCGGACTTCGTGCCGACGCCCGGCGCAGAGGGCTGGCAGTTGTCGAATCCGCCAATCCTGGCACTGGCGCCACTGCGGGTGTCGCTGGATCTTTTCCAGCGTGCCGATATCGCGCGTCTGCGCGCGAAGTCGATGCGGATGACCGCGTTCTACGCCGAATCGGTCGACGCCGTGCTGGGCGCGCACATCGCCATCGTCACGCCGAACGATCCCGAGCGTCGTGGCTGTCAGCTGTCCTTGCGCGTGCGGGCTGGACGCGAACACGGCCGCGCCCTGTTCGAACATCTGGAGCAGCACGGCGTGCTTTGCGATTGGCGCGAACCGGACGTGATCCGCGTGTCGCCGACGCCGCTCTACAACCGCTACGGCGACATCGTCCCCCTGCTGCGTTCGGCGTCAGCCTTCCTGGCTTGA
- a CDS encoding 3-deoxy-7-phosphoheptulonate synthase class II, with product MTPWTPAQWRERPAAQQPTYPDAEHLERSLAQLRQLPPLVTSLEILTLKRHLAEAAEGKRFLLQGGDCAESFSECDSTTITNRLKVLLQMSVVLVHGLKLPVVRVGRFAGQYAKPRSTDTEERHGVTLPSYRGDIVNAPEFTAAARKPDPERLLHAHAHSAMTMNFVRALIDGGFADLHHPEYWDLGWVEHSPLQREYRRMVEAIGESVRFMETLAGETLGSFTRVDFFTSHEALLLHYEEAVTRQVPRNPGWFNLSTHFPWIGMRTAALDGAHAQYCRGIQNPVGLKVGPTVTPDQLLPVIDFLNPLNEPGKLTLIHRMGAAKIGATLPPLLEAVRREGKQVLWCADPMHGNTESTANGFKTRRFDNIRSELDQAFDIHTAAGTRLGGAHLELTGENVTECMGGARDLTETDLERAYKSTVDPRLNYEQSLEIAMLIVRKRGGHSSQEG from the coding sequence ATGACCCCCTGGACGCCCGCGCAATGGCGCGAACGCCCCGCTGCCCAGCAGCCGACCTATCCCGATGCCGAACATCTGGAACGTAGTCTTGCGCAGTTGCGCCAGCTGCCGCCGCTGGTCACGTCGCTCGAGATCCTGACGCTCAAGCGCCACCTTGCCGAGGCCGCCGAGGGCAAGCGGTTCCTCCTTCAAGGGGGCGACTGTGCCGAGAGTTTTTCCGAATGCGACTCGACGACGATCACCAATCGTCTGAAGGTCCTGCTGCAGATGAGCGTCGTGCTCGTGCATGGACTCAAGCTGCCGGTGGTGCGCGTGGGGCGCTTTGCCGGCCAATATGCCAAGCCGCGTTCCACCGACACCGAGGAGCGCCATGGCGTGACCTTGCCGAGTTATCGCGGTGACATCGTCAATGCACCCGAGTTCACCGCGGCGGCGCGCAAGCCGGATCCGGAGCGTCTGCTGCACGCGCATGCGCATTCGGCGATGACGATGAATTTCGTGCGCGCCTTGATCGATGGCGGTTTTGCCGATTTGCATCATCCCGAATACTGGGACCTGGGTTGGGTCGAGCATTCTCCGCTGCAGCGCGAGTACCGGCGCATGGTCGAAGCGATTGGCGAGTCGGTCCGATTCATGGAGACGCTGGCCGGGGAAACCCTCGGCAGCTTCACCCGCGTCGACTTCTTCACGTCGCACGAAGCCCTGTTGCTGCATTACGAGGAGGCGGTCACGCGCCAGGTGCCGCGCAATCCAGGGTGGTTCAATCTGTCCACGCATTTTCCGTGGATCGGCATGCGCACGGCGGCGTTGGACGGCGCGCATGCGCAGTATTGCCGCGGCATCCAGAATCCGGTCGGGTTGAAGGTCGGGCCGACGGTGACGCCGGACCAGTTGTTGCCGGTCATCGACTTTCTGAATCCGCTCAACGAGCCGGGCAAGCTCACTTTGATCCATCGCATGGGCGCGGCCAAGATCGGGGCGACTCTGCCGCCACTGCTGGAGGCGGTGCGGCGCGAAGGCAAGCAGGTGCTGTGGTGCGCCGATCCGATGCACGGCAATACCGAGAGCACCGCCAACGGCTTCAAGACGCGGCGTTTCGACAACATCCGATCCGAGCTCGATCAGGCCTTCGACATCCACACCGCAGCCGGTACGCGCCTCGGCGGTGCGCATCTCGAACTCACCGGCGAGAACGTGACCGAATGCATGGGCGGCGCGCGTGACTTGACCGAAACCGATCTCGAACGCGCCTACAAGTCCACCGTCGACCCACGACTGAACTACGAGCAATCGCTGGAAATCGCGATGCTGATCGTGCGCAAGCGCGGCGGACACTCAAGCCAGGAAGGCTGA
- a CDS encoding disulfide bond formation protein B has product MNLNPLAWSNRAAFLAAFLISGGLMGYAFYAQYVQHYEPCMLCMVQRVFVCAVGLTALVAAIHGPKTWGWRVYGTVTALWAGIGVYIAGRHVYLQSLSPEELDGCAPSLQYALEYFDALKVLKTIFIRDQDCGVIDWTFLGLSMPNWVLFFFIAFFVAAIYFGFRRVR; this is encoded by the coding sequence ATGAATCTGAACCCGCTTGCATGGAGCAACCGCGCCGCGTTCCTTGCCGCCTTTCTGATCAGCGGTGGCCTGATGGGTTATGCGTTCTACGCACAATACGTGCAGCACTACGAGCCCTGCATGTTGTGCATGGTCCAGCGGGTCTTTGTATGTGCCGTCGGCCTGACCGCGCTGGTCGCGGCCATTCACGGCCCGAAGACCTGGGGCTGGAGAGTCTATGGCACCGTCACCGCGCTCTGGGCCGGCATCGGCGTCTACATCGCGGGTCGCCACGTCTATCTGCAGAGCCTGTCGCCGGAAGAACTCGATGGCTGCGCGCCTTCACTGCAATATGCGCTTGAATACTTCGATGCATTGAAGGTATTGAAGACGATCTTCATCCGCGACCAGGACTGCGGCGTGATCGACTGGACCTTCCTCGGGCTCTCGATGCCCAATTGGGTCCTGTTCTTCTTCATCGCGTTCTTCGTCGCGGCGATCTATTTCGGTTTCCGCCGCGTGCGTTGA
- the rplQ gene encoding 50S ribosomal protein L17, with protein sequence MRHLKSGRKFNRTSSHREAMFKNMASSLFVHGLIKTTLPKAKELRRVAEPLITLAKIDGVANRRLAFDRLRDKAAVGVLFTELGPRYRERKGGYLRILKCGFRNGDAAPMAYVELVDRPQTEAAAEA encoded by the coding sequence ATGCGCCACCTCAAATCCGGTCGCAAGTTCAACCGCACCAGCTCGCACCGCGAAGCCATGTTCAAGAACATGGCCAGCTCGCTGTTCGTGCATGGCCTGATCAAGACCACCCTGCCGAAGGCCAAGGAACTCCGTCGTGTGGCCGAGCCGCTGATCACGCTCGCCAAGATCGATGGCGTCGCCAACCGTCGTCTCGCCTTTGATCGCCTGCGCGACAAGGCGGCCGTCGGCGTGCTCTTCACCGAGCTCGGCCCGCGTTACCGCGAGCGCAAGGGCGGCTATCTGCGTATCCTCAAGTGCGGTTTCCGCAATGGTGATGCTGCTCCGATGGCCTACGTCGAACTGGTCGATCGTCCGCAGACTGAAGCCGCTGCCGAAGCCTAA
- the rpoA gene encoding DNA-directed RNA polymerase subunit alpha encodes MVANATSVMRARGITAERLSPNRARVAVEPLERGFGHTLGNALRRVLLSSIPGCAITEVEIDNVLHEYTTLEGLQEDVIEVLLNLKDVALRMHGHDETLLTLVKKGPGVVTAGDIKVDHSVEIINPEHVICHLTKDTQLNMRLRISRGVGYQPALSRRRPDEESRPIGRLQLDASFSPIRRVAFEVDNARVEQRTDLDKLVLDIETNGTIEAEEAVRRAADILADQLSVFGDFTRRESAAAKPAATGIDPLLMRPIDDLELTVRSANCLKAESIYYIGDLVQRTEVELLKTPNLGKKSLTEIKEVLAARGLSLGMKLENWPPAGVQHGMLG; translated from the coding sequence ATGGTTGCAAACGCCACCAGCGTCATGCGCGCCCGCGGCATCACCGCCGAGCGACTCTCGCCCAACCGGGCGCGCGTCGCTGTCGAACCGCTTGAACGCGGTTTCGGCCACACGCTCGGCAACGCGCTTCGTCGCGTGCTGCTTTCCTCGATCCCGGGCTGTGCCATCACTGAAGTCGAAATCGACAACGTGTTGCATGAGTACACGACCCTTGAAGGCCTGCAGGAGGACGTGATCGAAGTCCTGCTCAACCTCAAGGACGTCGCGCTGCGCATGCACGGTCACGACGAAACGCTCCTGACCCTCGTCAAGAAGGGCCCGGGCGTCGTCACCGCCGGCGACATCAAGGTCGACCACAGCGTCGAGATCATCAATCCGGAACATGTGATCTGCCACCTGACCAAGGACACGCAGCTCAATATGCGTCTGCGCATTTCGCGTGGCGTCGGCTATCAGCCGGCTCTTTCGCGTCGTCGCCCCGATGAAGAGTCGCGTCCGATCGGCCGCCTGCAGCTCGATGCGAGCTTCAGCCCGATCCGCCGCGTCGCTTTCGAAGTCGACAACGCCCGCGTCGAACAGCGCACCGATCTCGACAAGCTCGTGCTCGACATCGAGACCAACGGCACCATCGAAGCGGAAGAAGCCGTGCGTCGCGCGGCCGACATCCTCGCCGATCAGCTGTCCGTGTTCGGTGACTTCACGCGTCGCGAAAGCGCCGCCGCGAAGCCGGCCGCGACCGGCATCGACCCGCTCTTGATGCGTCCGATCGACGATCTCGAACTCACCGTCCGTTCGGCGAACTGCCTGAAGGCCGAGAGCATCTACTACATCGGAGACCTGGTGCAACGCACCGAGGTCGAGCTGCTGAAGACGCCGAATCTCGGCAAGAAGTCGCTCACCGAAATCAAGGAAGTGCTCGCTGCCCGCGGTCTTTCGCTCGGCATGAAGCTCGAAAACTGGCCCCCGGCCGGCGTGCAACACGGCATGCTCGGCTGA
- the rpsD gene encoding 30S ribosomal protein S4: protein MARYIGPTCKLARREGADLSLKSPARALDSKCKLEQKPGQHGAAKKGKMSDYAVQLREKQKVKRIYGLLERQFRLYYAKASNQKGATGENLLRLLESRLDNVVFRMGFAVTRAGARQLVAHKAITVNGKKVNLASFQVKAGDEIAVAEAARKQLRIQEALTLSQEMDLTPGWLEVDAKKMAGTYKAAPDRADLPSDINENLIVELYSK, encoded by the coding sequence ATGGCTCGTTATATCGGTCCTACCTGCAAGCTCGCGCGTCGTGAAGGCGCCGACCTCAGTCTCAAGAGCCCGGCGCGTGCGCTGGATTCGAAGTGCAAGCTCGAACAGAAGCCCGGCCAGCATGGTGCTGCCAAGAAGGGCAAGATGTCCGACTACGCCGTCCAGCTTCGCGAGAAGCAGAAGGTGAAGCGCATCTACGGTCTGCTCGAACGTCAGTTCCGTCTGTACTACGCGAAAGCGTCGAACCAGAAGGGCGCCACGGGTGAAAATCTGCTGCGCCTGCTGGAAAGCCGTCTCGACAACGTCGTGTTCCGCATGGGTTTCGCGGTGACGCGTGCCGGTGCCCGCCAATTGGTGGCCCACAAGGCGATCACGGTGAACGGCAAGAAGGTCAATCTGGCCTCCTTCCAGGTCAAGGCTGGCGACGAAATCGCGGTGGCTGAAGCTGCACGCAAGCAGCTGCGCATCCAGGAAGCGCTGACCCTGTCGCAGGAAATGGATCTGACGCCGGGTTGGCTCGAAGTGGACGCGAAGAAGATGGCCGGCACCTACAAGGCTGCGCCTGATCGCGCGGACCTGCCGTCGGACATCAACGAGAACCTCATCGTCGAACTGTACTCGAAGTAA
- the rpsK gene encoding 30S ribosomal protein S11 has translation MNAKTQAAAKPKKKVKRVVTDGIAHVQASFNNTIITITDRQGNALSWATSGGAGFRGSRKSTPFAAQVAAEKAGRAALDYGLKSVEVRIKGPGPGRESAVRALNALGYKVSNIIDITPIPHNGCRPPKKRRV, from the coding sequence ATGAATGCCAAGACTCAAGCGGCTGCAAAGCCCAAGAAGAAGGTCAAGCGCGTCGTCACCGACGGCATCGCGCATGTCCAGGCTTCGTTCAACAACACCATCATCACGATCACCGATCGCCAGGGCAATGCCTTGTCGTGGGCGACCTCCGGTGGCGCCGGTTTCCGCGGTTCGCGCAAGTCCACGCCGTTCGCGGCGCAGGTTGCCGCCGAGAAGGCCGGTCGTGCGGCGCTCGACTACGGACTGAAGTCCGTTGAAGTGCGCATCAAGGGCCCCGGCCCGGGCCGCGAATCTGCGGTTCGTGCTCTCAATGCCCTCGGCTACAAGGTGTCGAACATCATCGACATCACGCCGATCCCGCACAACGGCTGCCGTCCGCCGAAGAAGCGTCGCGTCTAA
- the rpsM gene encoding 30S ribosomal protein S13: MARIAGVNIPVHKHAWIGLQSIFGIGRSRSKKVCASAGLDPTTKVKDLTDTQVERLRQEVAKFTVEGDLRREVGISIKRLQDLGCYRGLRHRRGLPVRGQRTRTNARTRKGPRKAIKK; this comes from the coding sequence ATGGCGCGTATCGCCGGTGTGAATATTCCGGTCCACAAGCATGCGTGGATCGGCTTGCAAAGCATTTTCGGGATCGGCCGATCCCGTTCGAAGAAGGTCTGTGCGTCCGCTGGCCTGGATCCGACGACGAAGGTCAAGGATCTGACGGACACCCAGGTGGAACGACTCCGTCAGGAAGTCGCCAAGTTCACGGTCGAAGGCGACCTGCGCCGAGAAGTCGGCATCAGCATCAAGCGCCTGCAGGATCTCGGTTGCTACCGTGGCCTGCGTCATCGTCGTGGTCTGCCGGTGCGCGGACAGCGCACGCGAACCAATGCGCGCACGCGCAAGGGTCCGCGCAAGGCGATCAAGAAGTAA
- the secY gene encoding preprotein translocase subunit SecY: protein MANPSAPAQGPLANLGRMTELRDRLIFVVLAMIVFRLGTFVPVPGVNPQAMTQLMESQGGTILDMFNMFSGGALERLSVFALNVVPYISASIIVQLLATMVPSMQAWRKEGESGRRKISQLTRYGAVGLAAFQAFGVAIALQSQTTAAGGFPVVVAPGPAFVISAVIGLTAGTLFLMWLGEQITERGIGNGISLIIFAGIVAGLPSAVGLMLKQLASSEMSIFVGLGVLAVVVAVVAFIVYMERAQRRIAVNYARRMGGSRAYNNQSSHLPLKINMSGVIPAVFASSFIMFPATIASMGGLSSVSWLNHMSMMLRPGEPLYMIVFAVLIIVFSFFYTAMVFNSAETAENLKKSGALIPGIRPGKATADYVDGVMTRLTGIGALYLVSVCLLPSILQTSWNVPFYFGGTSLLIVVVVVMDFTAQIQAHLVSSQYESLLKKANLKNYGRSGITR, encoded by the coding sequence GTGGCGAATCCCTCGGCACCAGCGCAGGGCCCACTCGCGAATCTCGGTCGCATGACCGAGCTTCGTGATCGCTTGATCTTTGTCGTCCTCGCGATGATCGTGTTCCGCCTCGGCACGTTCGTGCCGGTGCCGGGCGTGAATCCGCAAGCGATGACGCAGCTCATGGAAAGCCAGGGCGGCACCATCCTCGACATGTTCAACATGTTCTCCGGCGGTGCGCTTGAGCGCCTGTCGGTCTTCGCGTTGAACGTCGTCCCCTACATCTCGGCCTCGATCATCGTGCAGTTGCTTGCGACGATGGTTCCGTCGATGCAGGCGTGGCGCAAGGAAGGCGAGTCGGGTCGTCGCAAGATTTCCCAGTTGACGCGCTACGGCGCCGTTGGCCTGGCGGCGTTCCAGGCTTTTGGTGTCGCCATCGCGTTGCAGAGCCAGACCACGGCAGCCGGCGGCTTTCCCGTTGTCGTTGCGCCCGGTCCGGCCTTCGTCATCAGTGCAGTGATCGGACTGACGGCGGGCACTTTGTTCCTGATGTGGCTGGGTGAGCAGATCACCGAGCGCGGCATCGGCAATGGCATCTCGCTGATCATCTTCGCCGGCATTGTCGCCGGTCTGCCGAGTGCGGTCGGCCTGATGCTCAAGCAGCTCGCGTCGAGCGAGATGAGCATCTTCGTCGGTTTGGGCGTGTTGGCCGTGGTCGTTGCGGTCGTCGCCTTCATCGTCTACATGGAACGCGCGCAACGCCGCATCGCGGTGAACTACGCGCGGCGCATGGGTGGGTCCCGCGCTTACAACAACCAAAGCTCGCACTTGCCGCTGAAGATCAACATGTCGGGTGTCATTCCGGCGGTGTTCGCCTCGTCCTTCATCATGTTCCCCGCGACCATTGCGTCGATGGGTGGCCTGTCGTCGGTCAGCTGGCTGAACCACATGTCGATGATGCTGCGCCCCGGCGAACCGCTGTACATGATCGTGTTTGCGGTCCTGATCATCGTGTTCTCGTTCTTCTACACCGCCATGGTGTTCAATTCGGCGGAAACCGCCGAAAACCTGAAGAAGTCGGGTGCGTTGATTCCGGGCATTCGTCCCGGCAAGGCCACGGCGGACTACGTCGATGGCGTGATGACCCGGCTGACTGGTATCGGTGCCCTGTATCTGGTCTCGGTCTGCCTGTTGCCCTCGATCCTGCAGACCAGCTGGAACGTACCCTTCTATTTCGGCGGTACCTCGCTGCTGATCGTGGTCGTCGTGGTGATGGATTTCACCGCACAGATCCAGGCGCACCTGGTGTCGTCGCAGTACGAGAGTCTGCTGAAGAAGGCCAACCTCAAGAACTACGGTCGCAGCGGTATTACCCGCTGA
- the rplO gene encoding 50S ribosomal protein L15: MRLNTIKPAAGARTVRTRVGRGIGSGLGKTAGRGHKGSYARTGKGKIKPGFEGGQMPIQRRLPKVGFRSKLKADTAEIRLYQLEQLKDTTVDLATLIAANLIDARAKKCKVVAKGEIKRAYTLKGLLATAGAKSAIEAAGGKME, from the coding sequence ATGCGTCTCAACACCATCAAACCCGCCGCCGGCGCGCGCACCGTGCGCACCCGCGTCGGTCGCGGTATCGGCTCCGGCCTCGGCAAGACGGCCGGCCGCGGTCACAAGGGTTCGTATGCCCGTACCGGCAAAGGCAAGATCAAGCCGGGCTTCGAAGGCGGCCAGATGCCGATCCAGCGTCGTCTGCCCAAGGTCGGTTTCCGATCGAAGCTCAAGGCCGACACTGCCGAGATCCGTCTGTATCAGCTGGAACAGCTGAAGGACACGACGGTTGATCTGGCTACGCTGATTGCCGCCAATCTGATCGATGCCCGCGCCAAGAAGTGCAAGGTCGTCGCCAAGGGCGAAATCAAGCGTGCCTACACGCTCAAGGGTCTGCTCGCCACCGCCGGCGCCAAGTCGGCGATCGAAGCGGCCGGCGGCAAAATGGAGTAA
- the rpmD gene encoding 50S ribosomal protein L30 — protein sequence MTNKSESTVTVRLVKSTNSCPWIHRLSVKALGLGKLNSVRTLKDSPQVRGLINKVNYLVRVEN from the coding sequence ATGACTAATAAATCCGAATCGACTGTCACCGTCCGTCTCGTCAAGAGCACGAACAGCTGCCCCTGGATCCATCGCCTGAGCGTCAAGGCGCTTGGCCTCGGCAAGCTCAACAGCGTTCGTACCCTCAAGGACTCACCGCAGGTACGTGGCCTGATCAACAAGGTCAACTACCTCGTCCGCGTCGAAAACTGA
- the rpsE gene encoding 30S ribosomal protein S5 — translation MSNNDREQGDGLQEKLIAVNRVAKTVKGGRQMSFTALTVVGDGEGRVGLGYGKAREVPAAIAKAMDRARKAMVKVSLKNGTLQYAVKANHGAARVFMQPASDGTGVIAGGAMRAVFEVVGVRNVLAKAVGSRNPINLVRATIKGLQAIQSPADIAAKRGKKLADLVPSHD, via the coding sequence ATGAGCAACAACGATCGTGAACAGGGTGACGGCCTCCAAGAGAAGCTGATCGCCGTGAATCGTGTGGCCAAGACCGTGAAGGGTGGCCGCCAGATGAGCTTTACGGCGCTGACCGTCGTCGGCGATGGTGAAGGTCGCGTCGGTCTCGGTTACGGCAAGGCGCGTGAAGTGCCGGCTGCGATCGCGAAGGCGATGGACCGCGCCCGCAAGGCGATGGTCAAGGTGTCGTTGAAGAACGGCACGCTGCAGTATGCGGTCAAGGCCAACCATGGTGCGGCGCGCGTGTTCATGCAGCCTGCCTCCGATGGTACCGGCGTGATCGCCGGCGGCGCGATGCGCGCCGTGTTTGAAGTCGTCGGTGTGCGCAACGTGCTGGCCAAGGCGGTCGGTTCGCGCAATCCGATCAATCTCGTGCGTGCCACGATCAAGGGCCTGCAGGCGATCCAGTCGCCGGCCGACATCGCGGCGAAGCGCGGCAAGAAGCTTGCAGACCTGGTGCCGAGCCATGACTAA
- the rplR gene encoding 50S ribosomal protein L18, whose protein sequence is MDKNISRLRRAKKTRAHIRTLAVARLSVHRSSQHLYAQVFTADGKVVAVANTLQDDVIAGVKGTKNKAAAAAVGKAIAERAKAAGIESVAFDRSGFLYHGRIAALADAAREGGLKF, encoded by the coding sequence ATGGACAAGAATATTTCCCGTCTGCGCCGCGCCAAGAAGACGCGCGCACACATCCGCACTCTCGCTGTCGCGCGCCTGTCGGTGCATCGCTCCAGCCAGCATCTTTACGCCCAGGTCTTCACGGCCGACGGCAAGGTGGTGGCGGTCGCGAACACGCTTCAGGACGACGTCATCGCCGGAGTCAAAGGCACGAAGAACAAGGCCGCCGCGGCGGCCGTCGGCAAGGCCATCGCGGAACGCGCGAAAGCCGCCGGCATCGAATCGGTCGCTTTCGACCGTTCGGGATTCCTGTATCACGGCCGCATTGCGGCGCTCGCTGATGCCGCTCGCGAGGGCGGTCTGAAGTTCTAA
- the rplF gene encoding 50S ribosomal protein L6 translates to MSRVAKKPIALAKGVECSVAGDVVTVKGPKGTLTTARPANVNVKIDNGVVTLAAEGDHMAMAGTLRALLSNMVSGVANGFERKLELVGVGYRAAMQGKDLNLSLGFSHPVLFTAPAGITIETPTQTEIVIKGADKQVVGQAAAKIRAFRPPEPYKGKGVRYSGEKITLKEAKKA, encoded by the coding sequence ATGTCACGAGTAGCCAAGAAACCGATCGCGCTCGCCAAGGGCGTCGAATGCTCCGTCGCCGGTGACGTCGTCACGGTCAAGGGTCCGAAAGGCACGCTGACCACCGCGCGCCCGGCCAACGTGAACGTCAAGATCGACAATGGTGTCGTCACCCTGGCCGCCGAAGGCGACCATATGGCGATGGCGGGCACGCTGCGTGCGCTGCTGAGCAACATGGTGTCCGGTGTCGCCAACGGCTTCGAGCGCAAGCTTGAGTTGGTTGGCGTCGGTTACCGCGCTGCGATGCAGGGCAAGGACCTGAACCTTTCGCTCGGATTCTCGCACCCGGTGCTGTTCACCGCGCCTGCGGGCATCACGATCGAAACGCCGACCCAGACGGAAATCGTCATCAAGGGTGCGGACAAGCAGGTCGTGGGCCAGGCTGCAGCAAAGATCCGCGCCTTCCGTCCGCCGGAACCCTACAAGGGCAAGGGCGTTCGTTACTCCGGCGAGAAGATCACGCTGAAAGAAGCGAAGAAAGCGTAA
- the rpsH gene encoding 30S ribosomal protein S8: MSMTDPIADMFTRIRNGLAIGKVSVKMPASKVKLAIAKVLKDEGYINDVAVRDLEGGKKELDIALRYYLGKPAIDRIQRVSKPGLRQYRGKDELPTVLNGLGVSIVSTSSGIMTDAQARAKGLGGEVICLVA; this comes from the coding sequence ATGAGCATGACTGATCCTATCGCCGACATGTTCACCCGCATCCGCAACGGTCTCGCGATCGGCAAGGTGTCGGTGAAAATGCCGGCTTCAAAGGTCAAGTTGGCAATCGCCAAAGTCCTCAAAGACGAGGGCTACATCAACGACGTCGCCGTGCGCGACCTCGAAGGTGGCAAGAAAGAACTCGACATCGCGCTGCGCTATTACCTGGGCAAGCCGGCCATCGACCGCATCCAGCGCGTCAGCAAGCCCGGCCTGCGCCAGTACCGCGGCAAGGACGAACTGCCGACCGTGCTCAACGGTCTCGGTGTGTCCATCGTTTCCACCTCGTCCGGCATCATGACCGACGCGCAGGCTCGCGCGAAGGGCCTGGGCGGCGAAGTCATCTGCCTCGTGGCCTAA
- the rpsN gene encoding 30S ribosomal protein S14 has translation MAKTSMVNRDIKRAKTVKKYAAKRTELKRQSIDPKLSHDERMDAIQKLQKLPRDASPCRQRNRCELSGRSRGVYRKFGLGRNKLREATMRGDVPGLRKASW, from the coding sequence ATGGCCAAGACCTCAATGGTCAACCGCGACATCAAGCGCGCTAAGACCGTTAAGAAGTACGCTGCCAAGCGTACCGAACTGAAGCGTCAGTCGATTGATCCGAAGCTCTCGCATGACGAGCGGATGGATGCGATCCAGAAGCTTCAGAAGTTGCCACGCGACGCGAGTCCGTGCCGTCAGCGCAATCGTTGCGAACTATCGGGACGTTCGCGCGGCGTGTATCGCAAGTTCGGCCTTGGCCGCAACAAGCTCCGCGAAGCCACCATGCGTGGCGACGTTCCGGGTCTGCGCAAGGCCAGCTGGTAA